One genomic segment of Methanothermobacter wolfeii includes these proteins:
- the rpsB gene encoding 30S ribosomal protein S2 produces the protein MSELLIPLDKYLAAGLHIGTQQKTADMEKYIYRVRSDGLYVLDIRKTNERIIAASKFLAKYEPDDILAVSTRQYGQEPVRKFGEVTGARTIPGRFIPGTLTNPNYAKFLEPEVLVATDPRSDSQAIIEAKQIGLPVVALCDTENLLGNVDISIPVNNKGRKAIALVYWLLARQFLREKGVLKEDEDLDIPPTEFELKI, from the coding sequence TTGTCAGAACTACTCATACCGCTTGACAAATACCTTGCAGCAGGACTGCACATAGGAACACAGCAGAAGACAGCTGACATGGAAAAGTACATCTACCGTGTAAGGTCAGACGGACTCTACGTCCTTGACATAAGGAAGACGAATGAAAGGATAATAGCAGCTTCAAAGTTCCTTGCAAAGTACGAACCAGACGATATACTTGCAGTTTCAACCAGACAGTACGGGCAGGAGCCTGTAAGGAAATTCGGTGAGGTTACAGGTGCAAGGACCATACCAGGGAGGTTCATTCCAGGTACGCTGACAAACCCCAACTATGCAAAGTTCCTTGAACCTGAGGTCCTGGTTGCAACCGATCCGAGGTCAGATTCACAGGCAATCATCGAGGCCAAACAGATAGGGTTACCGGTCGTCGCCCTCTGCGATACCGAGAACCTCCTGGGTAACGTTGACATTTCAATCCCTGTGAACAACAAGGGACGTAAGGCCATAGCACTGGTCTACTGGTTACTGGCAAGGCAGTTCCTGAGGGAGAAGGGTGTTCTCAAGGAGGATGAGGACCTGGATATACCTCCAACCGAATTTGAACTGAAAATCTAG
- the amrB gene encoding AmmeMemoRadiSam system protein B: MIRRPAVAGAFYEADPEALKRRIEWCFSHELGPGSIPSMGSGRTIKGVIAPHAGFMYSGPVAAHAYHELVTDGIPETVIIICPNHTGMGSGVSIMHRGAWETPLGTVEIDTELADAVIRESGIIDPDPLAHSREHSCEVHLPFIQYFTDDFSIVPVTMWMQDQETAADVGHAVASAIERTGIDAVVVASTDFTHYSPQDLAVRNDNLIIERIRAMDDTGMYAVISELNATMCGYGPVAANIISSRLRGAAGCRLLKHATSGDITGDYSSVVGYASLVLR, from the coding sequence ATGATAAGAAGACCTGCAGTGGCGGGGGCCTTCTATGAGGCAGACCCTGAGGCCCTGAAGAGGAGGATAGAGTGGTGCTTCAGCCATGAACTCGGCCCTGGAAGCATACCCTCCATGGGCTCCGGCAGAACCATAAAGGGGGTGATCGCCCCCCACGCAGGTTTCATGTACTCTGGACCCGTGGCAGCCCACGCATACCACGAACTTGTCACAGATGGCATACCCGAAACGGTTATAATAATCTGCCCAAACCATACAGGGATGGGTTCAGGTGTTTCAATCATGCACAGGGGTGCATGGGAGACACCCCTGGGCACCGTGGAGATAGACACCGAACTTGCAGATGCGGTGATCAGGGAATCGGGCATCATTGACCCAGACCCCTTGGCCCACAGCAGGGAGCACAGCTGTGAGGTCCACCTCCCCTTCATACAGTACTTCACAGATGACTTCTCCATAGTACCCGTAACCATGTGGATGCAGGACCAGGAAACAGCAGCCGATGTGGGGCATGCAGTCGCATCAGCCATAGAGAGAACGGGCATAGACGCCGTGGTGGTTGCAAGCACGGACTTCACCCATTACAGTCCCCAGGACCTTGCAGTGCGAAACGATAACCTTATAATTGAGAGGATAAGGGCCATGGATGATACAGGGATGTATGCTGTTATCAGTGAACTCAACGCCACCATGTGCGGTTATGGACCGGTGGCTGCAAACATAATATCATCAAGGCTGAGGGGTGCAGCTGGGTGCAGACTCCTCAAGCATGCCACAAGCGGGGATATAACCGGGGACTACAGTTCAGTTGTGGGCTACGCATCACTGGTCCTGAGATGA
- the mvk gene encoding mevalonate kinase → MRSAASAPGKVILFGEHAVVYGKPAVAVAINRRTTVTLEDSGEMRIDIPSLGISFTGESGTPAGGILDYIMRALELYHDGSPLRVRVDMEVPAGSGLGSSAALTVALIGALDAYHGREAGPDDTASRAHRVELDVQGAASPLDTAVSTYGGLIYLAPDRTVRRLSADLRDSLVISSTHRSGNTAEMVASVRERYERLPEVMSMIMDATEMITRTACRFILENNLEPLGELMNINHGLLDAMGVSTPELSMMVHEARAAGAAGAKITGAGGGGSIVAFCPGTAGSVAEALGRKWNTLRAEFSSEGVLHL, encoded by the coding sequence TTGAGGTCAGCGGCATCTGCACCCGGCAAGGTCATTCTTTTTGGTGAACACGCAGTCGTATACGGCAAACCAGCAGTTGCAGTCGCCATCAACAGGAGGACCACCGTCACCCTTGAGGACTCCGGTGAGATGAGGATAGATATACCATCACTCGGCATCAGCTTCACAGGAGAGTCAGGGACCCCTGCGGGGGGTATACTTGATTACATCATGCGGGCCCTTGAACTCTACCATGACGGCTCACCTCTCAGGGTCAGGGTGGACATGGAGGTACCTGCAGGGTCAGGTCTCGGATCATCAGCGGCACTCACGGTGGCCCTCATAGGAGCCCTTGACGCTTACCATGGAAGAGAAGCGGGCCCAGATGATACGGCTTCAAGGGCCCATCGGGTGGAGCTGGATGTGCAGGGAGCCGCCAGCCCCCTGGACACGGCCGTGAGCACCTACGGCGGCCTCATATACCTTGCACCTGACAGGACCGTGAGGAGGCTCTCAGCCGACCTCAGAGATTCCCTTGTAATCTCATCCACCCATAGGTCAGGTAACACGGCAGAGATGGTTGCCTCGGTGAGGGAACGGTATGAGAGGCTGCCTGAGGTCATGTCAATGATAATGGATGCAACAGAAATGATAACAAGGACAGCCTGCAGGTTTATCCTTGAAAACAACCTGGAACCCCTGGGTGAACTCATGAACATCAACCATGGCTTGCTGGATGCCATGGGAGTCTCAACACCCGAGCTCTCCATGATGGTCCATGAGGCCAGGGCTGCAGGAGCAGCAGGAGCAAAGATTACAGGGGCCGGTGGAGGCGGCAGCATAGTGGCCTTCTGTCCCGGCACTGCAGGGAGTGTTGCAGAGGCGCTTGGCAGGAAATGGAACACCCTCAGGGCGGAATTCTCCAGTGAAGGAGTTTTACATCTTTAA
- a CDS encoding isopentenyl phosphate kinase, whose amino-acid sequence MIILKLGGSVITRKDSDEPRIDMNNLQRIASEVANASPSSLLIIHGAGSFGHPFAMKYSIGSEIVDEDEFRYRRMGFGITQNWVKRLNTHVCQALLDEGIPAVSVQPSAFMVAEDGRIKDPDLSLIRSYLDEGFVPVSYGDVVLDLNRKRRFSVVSGDQLINHFSAELMPERVILGTDVDGVYTRDPRRYPDAELLEVIGSIHDLEALEGTVNTDVTGGMAGKIRELLALAEKGVESEIINASVKGNIEGALMGREVRGTRITLKG is encoded by the coding sequence ATGATAATTCTTAAACTCGGTGGAAGCGTAATTACCAGAAAGGACTCTGATGAACCCAGAATTGACATGAATAACCTTCAGAGGATAGCATCCGAAGTAGCAAATGCTTCACCGTCATCACTCTTAATAATTCATGGGGCCGGTTCATTCGGACACCCCTTCGCAATGAAATACTCGATAGGATCAGAAATAGTGGATGAAGATGAATTCAGGTACAGGAGGATGGGATTCGGCATAACACAGAACTGGGTTAAAAGACTGAACACCCATGTATGCCAGGCCCTCCTTGATGAGGGAATACCCGCTGTATCGGTGCAGCCATCAGCCTTTATGGTGGCTGAGGACGGCCGCATAAAGGACCCTGACCTTTCACTTATAAGATCATACCTTGACGAGGGATTCGTACCGGTAAGCTACGGCGACGTTGTACTTGACCTCAACAGGAAAAGAAGGTTCTCTGTGGTGTCAGGGGACCAGCTTATAAACCACTTCTCGGCGGAACTCATGCCCGAGAGGGTGATACTCGGCACCGATGTTGACGGGGTCTACACAAGGGATCCAAGGAGATACCCTGACGCGGAACTCCTAGAGGTCATAGGTTCCATCCATGACCTTGAAGCCCTTGAGGGGACCGTAAACACCGATGTAACAGGTGGAATGGCTGGAAAGATAAGGGAGCTCCTGGCCCTCGCAGAGAAGGGTGTGGAGTCAGAGATAATCAATGCAAGTGTTAAGGGGAACATTGAAGGAGCCCTCATGGGCCGTGAGGTAAGGGGGACAAGGATAACCCTTAAGGGTTAG
- the fni gene encoding type 2 isopentenyl-diphosphate Delta-isomerase, whose protein sequence is MISDRKLEHLILCANCDVEYRKKTGFEEIEIVHRAVPEINKEKIDLSLDFLGKRLSSPVMIGAITGGHPASLKINRELARAARELGVALALGSQRAGVEHPELAGTYSIARSEAPEAMIIGNIGSSHTEYAERAVEMIDADALAVHLNPLQESIQPGGDINSEGALESIGGIVESVDVPVIVKETGAGICSEDAIELEKRGVSAIDVAGAGGTSWAAVETYRADDRYQGEIFWDWGIPTAASTVEVTQSVSIPVISSGGIRSGLDAAKAIALGAEMVGIALPLLEAASHGYRSVIRLIERFNESLRIAMYLAGAETLEDLKKSPIIIRGHTREWLHERGFETAKYARRS, encoded by the coding sequence ATGATTTCAGATAGAAAACTGGAGCATCTTATACTGTGCGCCAACTGTGATGTTGAGTACAGGAAGAAAACAGGATTTGAAGAAATTGAAATAGTGCACCGGGCAGTGCCCGAGATCAACAAGGAGAAGATAGACCTGAGTCTTGATTTCCTTGGCAAGAGACTTTCATCACCGGTAATGATAGGCGCCATTACAGGGGGGCACCCTGCATCCCTCAAAATAAACAGGGAACTTGCAAGGGCAGCCAGGGAACTTGGAGTTGCACTTGCACTGGGAAGCCAGAGGGCTGGAGTTGAACACCCTGAACTAGCCGGGACCTACTCCATTGCAAGGAGCGAGGCACCTGAGGCCATGATCATAGGTAACATTGGAAGCTCCCATACGGAATACGCTGAAAGGGCTGTTGAAATGATAGACGCGGATGCCCTTGCAGTACACCTAAACCCCCTCCAGGAGTCAATCCAGCCAGGAGGAGACATAAATTCAGAGGGAGCCCTTGAATCAATAGGGGGAATAGTTGAATCGGTTGACGTGCCGGTCATAGTGAAGGAGACAGGTGCAGGTATATGCTCTGAGGACGCGATAGAACTTGAAAAACGTGGAGTGTCAGCCATTGACGTTGCAGGTGCCGGAGGAACAAGCTGGGCTGCAGTTGAAACCTACAGGGCAGATGACAGGTACCAGGGAGAAATATTCTGGGACTGGGGGATACCAACCGCTGCAAGCACCGTGGAGGTCACCCAGTCAGTCAGCATCCCTGTGATCTCATCAGGAGGCATAAGAAGCGGCCTTGACGCTGCAAAGGCAATAGCCCTCGGCGCCGAGATGGTTGGAATAGCCCTGCCCCTCCTCGAGGCCGCCAGCCACGGTTACCGGTCAGTTATCAGACTCATAGAGAGATTCAATGAATCACTCAGAATAGCCATGTACCTTGCAGGTGCAGAGACACTTGAAGATCTTAAAAAATCACCAATCATAATCAGAGGTCATACAAGAGAATGGCTACATGAAAGGGGCTTTGAAACAGCAAAATACGCCAGGAGGTCATAA
- a CDS encoding RNase J family beta-CASP ribonuclease, translating to MSVEVIAIGGYEEVGKNMSAVKVGDDVVIFDMGIHLDRVHIHEDMDIARMHSLDLIERGVIPDDTLMKDVDGKVRAIVFTHGHLDHIGAVAKLAHRYQAPIIATPYTIALIERTIKAERKFNVLNTLQVLNAGEKCQISPGITLEFIQSTHSIPQSVIAALHTPEGIIVYALDFKFDDHQKISPPPDYHRLRELGRKGVLAMIVETTRATEKQEVKTHSEKVARIVLEDIMKNPLEEKTGMIVTTFSSHMERIQAISDIAAKSDRQMLLLGRSMERYCGLAEAMGILKLPENASIYGSPKAVNRALARAEAKREDYLLITTGHQGEPDALLPRIANAKTQFRIQRGDNVVISAPVIPNPMNVANRNLMERRLASSGARIYTNAHVSGHAGREDHRDFIRMLNPMHIIPAHGDLNMLSAYAEVAEEEGYKLGNDIHILRNGQAQVFNGGIR from the coding sequence TTGAGCGTTGAAGTAATTGCAATCGGTGGATACGAGGAAGTTGGAAAGAACATGTCCGCCGTTAAAGTTGGAGATGATGTTGTAATATTTGATATGGGGATCCACCTTGACAGGGTCCATATACATGAGGACATGGACATAGCAAGGATGCACAGTCTTGACCTCATTGAAAGGGGGGTTATACCCGATGACACGCTGATGAAGGACGTTGATGGTAAGGTAAGGGCCATAGTATTCACCCACGGACACCTTGACCATATAGGGGCCGTTGCAAAACTTGCCCACAGATACCAGGCACCGATAATCGCAACGCCCTACACCATAGCCCTCATAGAGAGGACCATAAAGGCCGAGAGGAAGTTCAACGTCCTCAACACCCTCCAGGTCCTTAACGCAGGGGAGAAGTGCCAGATATCCCCGGGCATAACCCTGGAGTTCATCCAGTCAACACACAGCATACCCCAGTCAGTCATAGCAGCCCTCCACACACCGGAGGGTATAATAGTCTACGCCCTTGACTTCAAATTCGATGATCACCAGAAGATATCCCCTCCACCTGACTACCACCGCCTCAGGGAACTCGGGAGGAAGGGCGTCCTTGCAATGATCGTTGAGACCACAAGGGCGACAGAGAAGCAGGAGGTCAAAACACACTCAGAGAAGGTTGCAAGGATAGTCCTCGAGGATATAATGAAGAACCCCCTCGAGGAGAAGACAGGGATGATCGTAACAACCTTCTCCTCCCACATGGAACGTATCCAGGCCATAAGTGACATAGCCGCCAAGAGCGACAGGCAGATGCTGCTCCTTGGAAGGTCAATGGAGCGCTACTGTGGACTTGCAGAGGCCATGGGCATACTCAAGTTACCTGAAAATGCAAGCATATACGGAAGCCCCAAGGCAGTTAACAGGGCCCTTGCCCGTGCAGAGGCGAAACGCGAGGACTACCTCCTCATAACAACGGGCCATCAGGGGGAACCCGACGCCCTCCTCCCGAGGATAGCCAATGCAAAGACCCAGTTCAGGATACAGAGGGGGGATAACGTGGTAATATCAGCCCCCGTCATCCCGAACCCCATGAACGTGGCAAACAGGAACCTCATGGAGCGCAGACTGGCCTCCAGCGGTGCAAGGATCTATACAAACGCCCATGTATCAGGCCACGCAGGCAGGGAGGACCACAGGGACTTCATAAGGATGCTTAACCCCATGCACATAATACCGGCCCACGGTGACCTGAACATGCTCTCTGCCTATGCAGAGGTGGCTGAGGAGGAAGGATACAAGCTGGGTAACGACATCCACATACTGAGGAACGGACAGGCACAGGTTTTTAATGGAGGTATCCGATGA
- the idsA gene encoding short chain isoprenyl diphosphate synthase IdsA, giving the protein MMEVTDILRRYSALADEKIGEVIRDITPETLLKASEHLITAGGKKIRPSLALLSCEAVGGNLDDAAGVAAAIELIHTFSLIHDDIMDDDEMRRGEPSVHVIWGEPMAILAGDVLFSKAFEAVIKNGDPSMVREALAVVVDSCVKICEGQALDMGFEEKFDVTEEEYMEMIYKKTAALIAAATKAGAIMGSGTPEEVSALEDYGKFIGLAFQIHDDYLDVVSDEESLGKPVGSDIAEGKMTLMVVKALERASAEDRERLISILQAKDQKLVSEAIEIFERYDSINYAHEVALDHVRMAKERLMVLEDSDARAALMRIADFVLEREH; this is encoded by the coding sequence ATGATGGAAGTGACCGATATTCTCAGAAGGTACTCTGCCCTAGCTGATGAAAAAATAGGGGAAGTCATCAGGGACATAACACCCGAAACACTCCTGAAGGCTTCGGAGCACCTGATAACAGCAGGCGGTAAGAAGATAAGACCGTCACTGGCCCTTTTGAGCTGTGAAGCCGTTGGAGGCAACCTGGATGATGCTGCAGGCGTCGCGGCAGCCATAGAACTCATCCACACATTCTCACTCATCCACGACGATATAATGGATGATGATGAGATGAGGCGCGGTGAGCCATCGGTCCATGTGATCTGGGGAGAACCGATGGCGATACTGGCAGGGGACGTGCTCTTCTCCAAGGCCTTCGAGGCCGTTATAAAAAACGGGGACCCCTCCATGGTCAGGGAGGCCCTTGCAGTGGTTGTTGACTCATGCGTCAAGATATGTGAGGGCCAGGCCCTTGACATGGGATTCGAGGAGAAGTTCGATGTGACAGAGGAAGAGTACATGGAGATGATCTACAAGAAAACCGCAGCCCTCATAGCCGCAGCAACAAAGGCCGGTGCAATAATGGGTTCAGGAACCCCTGAGGAGGTTTCGGCCCTGGAGGACTACGGTAAATTCATAGGACTGGCATTCCAGATCCATGACGACTACCTTGACGTTGTAAGTGACGAGGAATCCCTGGGGAAACCCGTAGGCAGCGACATAGCAGAGGGTAAGATGACCCTCATGGTTGTCAAGGCCCTTGAAAGGGCATCCGCCGAGGACAGGGAGAGACTGATATCCATCCTCCAGGCAAAGGACCAGAAACTTGTATCAGAGGCCATAGAGATCTTTGAACGCTACGATTCAATCAACTACGCCCATGAAGTTGCACTGGACCATGTGAGGATGGCCAAGGAACGCCTGATGGTTCTTGAAGACTCCGATGCAAGGGCAGCCCTCATGAGGATAGCTGACTTCGTCCTTGAAAGGGAACACTAG
- the gltX gene encoding glutamate--tRNA ligase — protein sequence MNAVKHKGKASPGAVMGAIMSNEPELRKRAGEVKAAVEAAVERVNSMKPAEQKDEMDRLGLQIRERKQKKRKGLRDLPDAGEEVVLRFAPNPSGPLHIGHARAAILNHEYARKYGGRLILRIEDTDPRRVDPEAYRMIPEDLEWLGVDWDETVIQSDRMETYYEYTGKLIEKGGAYVCTCTPEEFRELKNRGEACRCRDLGVKENLNRWHEMFEMPEGSAVVRVKTDLEHPNPAIRDWVAMRIVEAEHPRTGSEYRVYPMMNFSVAVDDHLLGVTHVLRGKDHLANSEKQEYLYKHLGWEPPVFIHYGRLKMEDIALSTSGARKGIEEGLYSGWDDPRLGTLRAVARRGIRPEALRKLMIEIGVKIADSTMSWKKIHGLNRTILEGTARRYFFAAEPVKLEIKGLPGPVMVERPLHPDHPEMGNRVLELTWEVYLPGEDLKEGPLRLIDAVNVIYEDGELRYHSEGIHEARELGASMIHWVPADSAIEAGVVMPDASLLSGVIEADASVLEVDDVVQLERFGFARLDSLDDGMIFYYAHR from the coding sequence ATGAATGCGGTTAAACATAAGGGGAAGGCCAGTCCCGGCGCTGTCATGGGAGCCATAATGAGTAATGAACCCGAACTCAGGAAAAGGGCCGGGGAGGTGAAAGCCGCGGTCGAAGCCGCTGTGGAGAGGGTTAACTCCATGAAGCCGGCTGAACAGAAGGATGAAATGGATAGACTCGGCCTTCAGATAAGGGAGAGGAAACAGAAGAAGCGGAAGGGCCTCAGGGACCTCCCTGATGCAGGTGAAGAGGTGGTCCTGAGGTTCGCCCCGAACCCCAGCGGCCCCCTCCACATAGGCCATGCAAGGGCGGCCATCCTCAACCATGAATACGCCAGGAAATACGGGGGCAGGCTTATACTGAGGATAGAGGACACTGATCCAAGGAGGGTTGACCCTGAGGCCTACAGGATGATCCCTGAGGACCTTGAATGGCTCGGCGTGGATTGGGATGAGACCGTGATACAGAGCGACCGAATGGAAACCTACTATGAATACACAGGGAAGCTCATTGAGAAGGGAGGAGCCTACGTGTGCACATGCACCCCTGAGGAGTTCAGGGAACTTAAAAACAGGGGAGAGGCATGCAGATGCAGGGACCTGGGGGTTAAGGAGAACCTTAACCGCTGGCATGAGATGTTCGAGATGCCGGAGGGATCAGCTGTTGTAAGGGTGAAAACAGACCTTGAACACCCCAACCCTGCCATAAGGGACTGGGTTGCCATGAGGATAGTTGAGGCGGAGCATCCGCGCACCGGATCAGAGTACAGGGTCTACCCCATGATGAACTTCTCGGTTGCAGTGGACGACCACCTACTGGGCGTCACCCACGTGCTCAGGGGCAAGGACCACCTGGCGAACAGTGAAAAACAGGAGTACCTCTACAAGCACCTTGGATGGGAGCCCCCTGTATTCATACACTACGGACGCCTTAAAATGGAGGACATAGCCCTCAGCACTTCAGGGGCCCGTAAGGGTATAGAGGAGGGCCTCTACAGCGGCTGGGACGACCCCCGCCTCGGAACCCTGCGTGCAGTTGCAAGGAGGGGTATAAGGCCGGAGGCACTGAGGAAGCTCATGATAGAAATCGGGGTGAAGATAGCAGACTCAACCATGAGCTGGAAGAAGATCCACGGCCTCAACAGGACCATCCTCGAGGGGACCGCAAGGAGGTACTTCTTCGCCGCGGAGCCTGTTAAACTTGAAATAAAGGGTTTGCCGGGGCCTGTGATGGTTGAGAGGCCCCTGCACCCTGACCACCCTGAGATGGGGAACCGTGTACTTGAACTCACCTGGGAGGTCTACCTGCCAGGGGAGGACCTTAAGGAGGGACCCCTCAGGCTCATAGATGCTGTTAACGTGATCTATGAGGATGGTGAGCTCAGGTACCACAGTGAGGGCATCCATGAGGCGCGTGAACTCGGTGCTTCAATGATACATTGGGTCCCGGCAGACTCCGCCATCGAGGCAGGGGTGGTGATGCCCGACGCATCACTTCTTTCAGGGGTCATTGAAGCCGACGCCTCGGTGCTTGAGGTGGATGATGTTGTACAGCTTGAAAGGTTCGGCTTCGCCCGCCTGGATTCCCTTGATGATGGAATGATATTCTACTACGCCCACAGGTGA
- a CDS encoding LL-diaminopimelate aminotransferase has product MMVTVNENYLLLKSSYIFSEINRRVEEFQTRNPDADIIRMGIGDVTRPLPGAVVEAFHRAVDEMAGEETFRGYGPEQGYPFLREAIAENDYASRGVDVTPDEIFISDGAKCDTGNIQEIFGLDNVVAVTDPVYPVYVESNVMAGRTGPMDESGRYEGLVYLPCTEENDFIPPLPEEKVDLIYLCYPNNPTGTALTHKQLAEWVDYARDAGSIILFDAAYEAYIQEDNIPHSIYEIEGAREVAVEFRSFSKNAGFTGTRCAFTVVPEELEVPDSEGKMHALKDLWNRRQTTKFNGVSYPVQRAAEAVYTPEGQREIRESIDYYMENAKIIRESLEKAGLRYYGGVNAPYIWIRTPEGMDSWQFFDRLLNDAEVVGTPGVGFGPSGEGYFRLTAFNSLKNTVRAMERLSELSF; this is encoded by the coding sequence ATCATGGTGACTGTAAACGAGAACTACCTGCTTCTTAAAAGCAGTTACATCTTTTCTGAGATAAACAGGAGAGTTGAGGAATTCCAGACCAGAAACCCTGATGCAGATATAATCAGGATGGGTATAGGTGATGTGACAAGGCCCCTTCCAGGGGCAGTTGTGGAGGCCTTCCACAGGGCCGTGGATGAGATGGCCGGTGAGGAAACCTTCAGGGGATACGGACCGGAACAGGGGTACCCCTTCCTCAGGGAAGCCATTGCAGAGAACGATTACGCCTCAAGGGGGGTTGATGTCACCCCGGATGAGATATTCATAAGCGACGGTGCCAAGTGCGACACCGGAAACATCCAGGAGATCTTCGGACTAGACAACGTGGTTGCAGTCACAGACCCCGTCTACCCGGTATACGTTGAGAGCAATGTAATGGCAGGGAGAACAGGACCCATGGATGAGTCTGGAAGATATGAGGGCCTCGTTTACCTTCCATGCACAGAGGAGAACGACTTCATACCCCCTCTGCCGGAGGAGAAGGTTGACCTCATCTACCTCTGCTATCCCAACAACCCCACAGGAACAGCCCTGACACATAAACAGCTTGCGGAATGGGTTGACTATGCAAGGGATGCTGGAAGCATAATACTCTTTGATGCAGCCTACGAGGCCTATATACAGGAGGATAACATACCCCACAGTATCTATGAGATAGAGGGTGCGAGGGAGGTTGCGGTTGAATTCAGGAGCTTCTCAAAGAACGCGGGCTTTACGGGTACAAGGTGTGCCTTCACGGTGGTGCCCGAGGAGCTTGAGGTCCCTGACAGTGAGGGAAAGATGCACGCCCTGAAGGATCTCTGGAACAGGCGCCAGACAACCAAGTTCAACGGAGTATCCTATCCGGTCCAGAGGGCTGCGGAGGCTGTCTACACGCCTGAGGGCCAGAGGGAGATAAGGGAATCAATCGATTACTACATGGAGAACGCTAAGATAATAAGGGAGAGCCTTGAGAAGGCAGGTTTAAGGTACTATGGTGGTGTTAACGCCCCCTACATATGGATCAGGACACCCGAGGGTATGGACTCATGGCAGTTCTTTGACAGACTCCTCAATGATGCGGAGGTCGTTGGAACACCGGGCGTCGGGTTCGGTCCAAGCGGTGAGGGTTACTTCCGTCTCACGGCCTTCAACTCCCTCAAGAACACTGTGAGGGCTATGGAGAGGTTATCTGAGCTGAGCTTCTGA